Proteins found in one Terribacillus sp. DMT04 genomic segment:
- a CDS encoding ABC transporter ATP-binding protein: MKTALLSFKNVSYWYTDKENPLFQTVNIDFYKNTFYTITGTSGSGKTTFLSLAGGLDKPREGDIEYNGKSIRKMGLGKFRHDYVSIVFQSYNLIPYMTAYQNIASAMAITGTKVENQEDFILKMLAKVGISEEQAKQRVLTLSGGQQQRVAITRAFCCDTELIVADEPTGNLDDETSKDILKLFIDLAHQENKCVIMVTHDPQIAAQSDVNIQLSNGSFRMLQHV, from the coding sequence ATGAAAACAGCTTTACTGTCATTTAAAAACGTTAGCTATTGGTATACAGATAAAGAAAATCCACTCTTTCAAACAGTAAATATCGATTTCTATAAAAATACATTCTACACCATTACTGGAACTTCCGGATCCGGTAAAACTACCTTCCTGTCTCTAGCAGGAGGGTTGGATAAACCGCGAGAAGGAGATATTGAATACAACGGAAAATCTATTCGCAAAATGGGACTTGGCAAATTTCGTCACGACTACGTCTCGATTGTCTTTCAATCCTACAATTTGATTCCTTATATGACAGCTTATCAAAATATAGCGTCTGCGATGGCTATTACTGGGACAAAAGTGGAAAACCAAGAGGATTTTATCTTAAAGATGCTCGCAAAAGTTGGTATTTCTGAAGAACAAGCAAAACAGCGTGTTCTCACCCTTAGCGGCGGACAGCAGCAGCGAGTTGCAATCACACGTGCATTCTGCTGTGATACCGAATTGATCGTAGCAGATGAACCGACAGGGAATCTTGATGATGAAACGTCAAAGGACATCTTAAAACTGTTTATTGATCTCGCTCACCAGGAAAATAAATGTGTCATTATGGTTACCCATGACCCTCAAATTGCAGCACAATCTGATGTTAACATCCAACTGTCCAACGGCAGTTTCCGCATGTTGCAGCATGTATAA
- a CDS encoding amino acid permease, whose translation MARKDQTPNTLHKGLKNRHVQMIALGGAIGTGLFYGSASSIGLAGPAISLAYLVGGLMIFLIMRALGELSVDSPNSGSISYYAQQNMGDYFGFISGWNYWFNYIAISMAELTVVGIYVQYWFPDIPTWLTAFGFLVLITCINLLSVKLYGEFEFYFAIIKVAAIIGMIILGLLIIFTGIGNDGVPTGISNLFDEGGFMPNGLTGVVLALVLVMFSFGGVELIGITAGEVETPKKTIPKAINQVVYRILIFYVGALLVIMAIFPWNEVDGNSSPFVQIFDSVGIPAAAGILNVVVLTAAVSAYNSSLYSNGRMLHSLARQGSAPKFLQKVDKRTGAPVPAILVSSGAAAITVILNFLFPEKVFSYLMSIATASIVINWTMIMISQIRFRKRIGREAEKKLTFKLPFYPISNYLVMLFLAAIVVIMAYIPDYRLALVILPIWIVILSIGYIVKRK comes from the coding sequence ATGGCAAGAAAAGATCAAACACCGAATACATTACACAAAGGGTTGAAGAACCGACATGTGCAGATGATTGCACTTGGCGGGGCGATAGGGACGGGTTTGTTCTACGGTTCTGCTTCTTCCATCGGATTAGCTGGACCGGCAATCTCGCTTGCGTATCTAGTCGGTGGATTGATGATCTTCCTTATTATGCGCGCTTTGGGTGAGTTGTCTGTTGACTCACCTAATTCTGGCTCGATTAGTTATTATGCTCAGCAGAATATGGGCGATTACTTTGGATTTATCTCAGGCTGGAATTATTGGTTCAACTATATTGCCATCAGCATGGCGGAACTAACCGTTGTCGGCATCTATGTGCAATATTGGTTCCCAGATATTCCGACTTGGTTAACAGCATTTGGTTTTCTAGTGTTGATTACCTGTATCAATTTATTGAGTGTCAAGTTATATGGAGAATTTGAATTCTACTTTGCGATTATAAAAGTTGCAGCAATTATCGGGATGATCATTCTCGGGTTGCTCATCATTTTTACTGGTATTGGTAATGACGGCGTTCCTACTGGAATTTCGAACTTGTTTGATGAAGGTGGGTTCATGCCGAATGGCTTGACTGGCGTCGTATTAGCGCTTGTTCTTGTGATGTTCAGTTTCGGCGGAGTGGAGCTTATCGGTATTACAGCAGGTGAAGTAGAGACACCGAAAAAAACGATACCCAAAGCAATCAATCAGGTTGTTTATCGTATCTTAATTTTCTATGTTGGCGCATTACTCGTCATTATGGCGATCTTTCCATGGAATGAAGTGGATGGCAATAGCAGCCCATTCGTCCAGATTTTTGATAGCGTTGGTATACCGGCAGCTGCTGGTATTCTGAATGTCGTTGTTCTTACTGCTGCAGTTTCTGCTTATAACAGCAGTCTGTATAGTAATGGCCGTATGTTACATTCCCTAGCCCGGCAAGGAAGTGCACCTAAGTTTCTTCAAAAGGTGGACAAGCGGACAGGAGCGCCTGTACCTGCTATCTTAGTTTCCTCGGGTGCAGCTGCTATCACAGTCATTCTCAACTTCTTATTTCCCGAGAAAGTCTTTAGTTATTTGATGTCAATTGCAACAGCATCTATCGTGATCAATTGGACAATGATTATGATTAGTCAAATAAGATTTCGGAAACGAATAGGAAGAGAAGCGGAGAAGAAGCTGACATTCAAGCTTCCGTTCTATCCGATATCCAATTATCTTGTCATGCTATTTCTAGCTGCAATCGTTGTAATCATGGCATATATTCCAGATTATCGTCTGGCACTTGTCATTTTACCAATCTGGATTGTTATCTTGTCTATCGGTTATATAGTAAAAAGGAAATAA
- a CDS encoding response regulator transcription factor — translation MEKIKVLIVDDEQTITQFLMLGLQNEGYIVESAADGMQGISKAEQFEPHLVILDVMMPGMDGFEVCRMLKKKGRKLSIIMLTARDQVDDRIKGLNDGADDYLVKPFSFEELLARMQARLRNQFPEIGDSLQAGPLRIDDRRKEAYLEEEVLKLSPTEYELLKYLVMNQGIVLSKALILDKVWGYSFNGEENIVEVYIRSLREKLHDKDRQLIRTIRGAGYRLDVR, via the coding sequence ATGGAAAAAATCAAAGTTTTAATCGTTGATGATGAACAAACAATTACACAGTTCCTAATGCTGGGATTACAAAATGAAGGATATATAGTAGAAAGTGCTGCTGATGGAATGCAAGGAATTTCCAAAGCAGAACAATTCGAACCGCATCTGGTTATTTTGGATGTGATGATGCCGGGGATGGATGGTTTTGAGGTATGTCGCATGCTGAAAAAGAAAGGCAGAAAGCTATCTATTATTATGCTGACTGCCAGGGATCAAGTAGATGATCGGATTAAAGGGCTGAACGACGGAGCTGATGATTACTTAGTCAAACCTTTTAGCTTTGAAGAATTGCTCGCCAGAATGCAAGCGCGCTTGCGTAATCAATTCCCGGAAATAGGTGATTCATTGCAAGCAGGTCCTTTGCGAATTGATGACCGTCGGAAAGAAGCTTATTTGGAAGAAGAGGTGCTAAAGCTGTCACCAACAGAGTATGAACTGCTCAAGTATTTAGTAATGAATCAAGGTATTGTGCTGAGCAAGGCACTCATTCTTGATAAAGTATGGGGCTACAGTTTCAATGGAGAAGAAAACATTGTAGAAGTGTATATACGGTCTTTGCGAGAGAAGCTGCATGACAAAGATCGGCAGCTGATTCGAACGATCCGTGGTGCGGGCTATCGCCTGGATGTGAGATGA
- a CDS encoding ABC transporter permease: MNFIKRAFWSMKAKKGKTLLQLIIFTVICVFVLSGLTIQSAAKASSELARQELGGSVTLQVDREAAMEQQRSEQSETDGPPQFTSTPISLDDAASIAALDHVNSYNYSVSASANAEDFDIIESSTSSESDSSDTNSEQALGGDQGRGGMVQADLTVNGTLTSDEADSFSDGEAEIVDGRGIETSDAGSNVAVIEQTLAEENDLVVGDTITISSSNDEDTTQELEIVGIYETSSAGSDQAMNFSFLNPYNTVYVPYTAANTLKGEDYTDTVESVTYQMDDAENIDAFLRAAEKTDVDFDVYELDANDDLYQQMVGPIENVASFAKNIVYLVTVAGAIILALIVMLSIRERKYEMGVLMAIGESKWKLAGQFVTEIVVTSIVAIGLSSLFGNPIANVLGNQLLDQQTTASAETASTSMQQGPGGGGPMGGGPGQAVSDVFSQSSDAVSSLNINVTWENILLLVGIGLAVAIISALIPSISILRLQPKNILTKQE; encoded by the coding sequence ATGAATTTTATAAAACGTGCATTTTGGAGTATGAAAGCAAAAAAAGGTAAGACATTGCTTCAGCTGATTATTTTCACAGTCATATGTGTGTTTGTACTATCTGGATTAACCATACAATCTGCTGCCAAAGCATCCAGTGAGTTGGCAAGGCAAGAACTCGGAGGCTCTGTCACACTGCAGGTTGATCGTGAAGCAGCAATGGAGCAGCAAAGAAGTGAGCAAAGTGAAACAGATGGACCGCCGCAATTTACAAGTACCCCTATAAGCTTGGATGATGCAGCGTCTATTGCAGCTTTGGATCATGTGAATAGCTACAACTATTCTGTATCAGCATCAGCGAATGCAGAAGACTTCGATATTATAGAAAGCAGCACCTCATCAGAAAGTGACAGCAGTGATACTAATAGTGAACAGGCCCTTGGTGGAGATCAAGGCCGAGGCGGTATGGTACAAGCTGACCTGACTGTCAACGGTACACTAACGAGTGATGAAGCAGACAGTTTTAGCGATGGAGAAGCAGAAATTGTTGATGGTCGCGGTATTGAAACATCTGATGCTGGCAGCAATGTTGCTGTAATTGAGCAAACACTTGCTGAGGAAAATGATTTAGTAGTTGGTGATACAATCACAATCAGTTCTTCCAACGATGAAGATACAACACAAGAATTAGAAATTGTCGGTATTTATGAGACTAGTTCTGCAGGCAGTGACCAAGCAATGAATTTTTCATTCTTGAATCCGTACAACACAGTTTATGTACCTTATACTGCAGCAAATACGCTAAAAGGCGAAGATTATACGGATACCGTAGAATCGGTAACATATCAAATGGATGATGCAGAGAACATTGATGCATTCCTTCGTGCAGCTGAGAAGACAGATGTCGATTTTGATGTATATGAATTAGATGCAAACGATGATCTTTACCAGCAGATGGTAGGACCAATCGAAAACGTGGCATCATTTGCTAAAAATATCGTCTACCTTGTCACAGTTGCCGGTGCGATTATCCTTGCACTAATTGTTATGCTTTCTATTCGAGAGCGTAAGTACGAGATGGGTGTTTTGATGGCCATTGGTGAGAGCAAATGGAAGCTAGCAGGACAATTTGTAACAGAAATTGTGGTAACTAGCATCGTAGCAATTGGATTGTCTTCTTTATTCGGAAACCCGATTGCAAACGTGTTAGGCAATCAACTATTAGATCAGCAAACAACTGCATCAGCGGAGACTGCTTCAACTTCTATGCAGCAAGGACCTGGCGGCGGTGGTCCGATGGGCGGCGGTCCAGGACAAGCTGTGTCTGATGTATTCAGCCAGTCTAGTGACGCAGTCAGCAGCTTAAATATTAATGTGACGTGGGAAAATATCCTATTGCTTGTCGGTATTGGATTGGCAGTTGCGATTATCTCAGCACTGATTCCGTCCATTTCCATCCTTCGATTACAGCCGAAAAACATTTTAACTAAACAAGAATAG